A window of Equus przewalskii isolate Varuska chromosome 16, EquPr2, whole genome shotgun sequence contains these coding sequences:
- the LOC103567408 gene encoding ubiquitin carboxyl-terminal hydrolase isozyme L3, with protein sequence MEGQCWLPLEANPEVTNQFLKQLGLHPNWQFVDVYGMDPELLSMVPRPVCAVLLLFPITEKYEVFRTEEEEKIKSQGQDVTSSVYFMKQTISNACGTIGLIHAIANNKDKMHFESGSTLKKFLEESVSMSPEERARYLENYDAIRVTHETSAHEGQTEAPSPDEKVDLHFIALVHVDGHLYELDGRKPFPINHGETSDETLLEDAIEVCKKFMERDPDELRFNAIALSAA encoded by the coding sequence ATGGAGGGTCAGTGCTGGCTCCCGTTGGAGGCCAATCCCGAGGTCACCAACCAGTTTCTCAAACAATTAGGTCTACATCCTAACTGGCAGTTTGTTGATGTATATGGAATGGATCCTGAACTCCTTAGCATGGTTCCACGGCCAGTGTGCGCAGTGTTACTTCTCTTCCCTATTACAGAAAAGTATGAAGTATTcagaacagaagaggaggaaaaaataaaatctcagggACAAGATGTTACATCATCAGTATATTTCATGAAGCAAACAATCAGCAATGCCTGTGGAACAATTGGACTGATCCATGCTATTGCCAACAATAAAGACAAGATGCACTTTGAATCTGGATCAACCTTGAAAAAATTCCTGGAGGAGTCTGTGTCCATGAGCCCTGAAGAACGAGCCAGATACCTGGAGAACTATGACGCTATTCGAGTTACTCACGAGACCAGTGCCCATGAAGGTCAGACTGAGGCCCCGAGTCCAGATGAAAAGGTAGACCTTCATTTCATTGCGTTAGTTCACGTGGATGGGCATCTCTATGAATTAGATGGACGGAAACCATTTCCAATTAATCACGGGGAAACTAGTGATGAAACTTTATTAGAGGATGCCATAGAAGTTTGCAAGAAGTTTATGGAACGTGACCCTGATGAATtaagattcaatgcaattgctCTTTCTGCAGCATAG